The proteins below are encoded in one region of Lactuca sativa cultivar Salinas chromosome 3, Lsat_Salinas_v11, whole genome shotgun sequence:
- the LOC111880260 gene encoding uncharacterized protein LOC111880260, whose amino-acid sequence MCIVDLSVPFYKNSVWPSIIKTILGLKDKGVDILAQCKKKSFQWRPLCGVESKQEGVLGSLLLSVSLTPMEDRLMWTLSSLGDFSIGSVGTLVNSCTLLLTDIATQWVSLLPIKVSIFAWKLVLDRLPTRLNISRGGLDISSLLCPIYNSGVDSINHLFFSCLVALMLLEKTLEWWGLNCLVISSYVEWVLWFIISSYVE is encoded by the exons ATGTGTATTGTGGATCTTAGTGTCCCGTTTTATAAGAATTCGGTTTGGCCTTCTATTATTAAGACCATTTTAGGTCTTAAAGATAAAGGGGTGGATATTTTGGCTCAATGTAAAAAGAAG TCTTTTCAATGGAGACCTTTGTGTGGAGTCGAGAGTAAACAAGAAGGTGTACTCGGTTCTCTTTTGCTTTCAGTTTCTTTGACACCTATGGAGGATAGATTGATGTGGACTTTGAGTAGCTTAGGTGATTTCTCAATTGGTTCTGTTGGCACCTTAGTAAATAGTTGCACCTTACTTTTGACCGATATTGCTACTCAGTGGGTTTCCTTACTTCCGATCAAAGTTAGTATATTTGCTTGGAAATTGGTGTTGGATAGGTTGCCTACTCGGTTGAATATCTCGAGAGGAGGTCTTGATATCTCATCTTTACTTTGCCCAATTTATAACAGTGGTGTGGATTCTATCAACCATTTATTCTTCTCGTGTCTTGTAGCTCTTATGCTTTTGGAGAAAACTTTGGAATGGTGGGGGTTGAATTGCCTTGTTATTTCTTCGTATGTTGAGTGGGTTCTTTGGTTTATTATTTCTTCGTATGTTGAATGA